The sequence ATAAAGTTCActctatatttatttttgaatattaactccTTACAAGATTATTaatatacaatatttaaaaactGATAAAATACTGCTCATAGTAATTTTTTAGTAAAAGAGAATCATATATAAAAATgctaataataacaaaatattaaattatataagtagAGCATGATTAATACTTATATAAAATATGGCATAATAATACTTTATAGAATAAcgagaagaaaaaaatgaagaCCACTTGAATAAATTCAAAATGTAGACATTATCGGAGGAAGAAGCTGAGTTGAATGAGAAATTATCCTTAGCTTGGAGATGTAAAGAAGATATGTGGTGCCAGAAGTCCAGGGATATATGGCTGAAATTGGGAGATAGAAATTCCCGATTTTTCCATGCCTCAGTTGCAGTTCGGAAAAGAAGGAATCATATATGGGGGTTGAGAGACAAACAAGACGTTCTATGGGAATCGAGAGGTAAAATGGAAGGAATTATAAACTCTTATTTCAATGAAATTTTCTCTTCCATCGATTCGAAGTTCTCTGATAATTTTGACAGCctatttcaaaatcaaattagcCATGAAGTGAATGAGGAGTTAACTGCCTTACCCTCACCAGAGGAAATACGAGGAGCAGTTTTTGAAATGCATCCGCTCAAGGCCCCAGGTCCCGATGGGTTTTCGAGTTGCTTCTATAGAAAGTATTGGGAGATCATTGGTCCGTTGGTTATTGATTCAACTCAGGAATTCTTTCGCACGTGAATAATGAATACTCAGGTGAACCACACATTCATTTGCCTTATTCCCAAGGTAGATCACCCTGAGAGAATTGACCAATTCAGGCCTATAAGTCTCTGCAACTTTCAATACAAGATAATAGCAAAGATCTTTTCCAATAGACTTCGCACGATTATGGAGGATCTAGTGTCTCCGGTGCAGTCAGCATTCATTCCTGGGAGGTGGATCGCAGAAACTTCAATCTTAACTCAGGAACTAGTGCATAAAATTCGTCGATCGAAGGGGAAAGGAGGACTCATGGCCATTAAATTGGATATGCACAAGGCCTATGATAAAATGGAGTGGAGATTTCTTGACAGAGTACTCATGAAGAATGGTTTCAATGAAAAGGTTAGAAGCCTTATTATGACTTGTGTTACGGGGGTTTCTTATTCGGTGTTACTCAACGGAAGCCCATTGAAGAAGTTTGCTCCTTTAAGAGGCCTCCGTCAAGGGGACCCTTTATCCCCTTTTCTTTTTCTGCTGTGTCAGGAGGTTTTATCAAAGCTAATTTTACAAGCGGAAGGACAAGGAAGAATACATGGGATTAAGATTGCTAGAGATGCACCAAGTGTCTCCCATCTAATGTTTGCTGATGACACAATTTTGTTCACTCGAGCAAATGTTAGAGAAGCTTCTGAGATCATGAAATGTCTATCAACGTACGAAGCTTGGTCGGGTCAGACGTGTAGCAAGACAAAGTCAAATGTGCTTTTCTCTCAAAATACAGTAAGGAACGCAGAGGTTCTTCAGGCGCTGGGAATTGATCAAGTCAATGGCCAGGAAAAGCACCTTGGGAACCCTTTTGTGTTTAAAAGAAGGAAATCAGAGGAGTACCAGTTCCTTAAGAATAACATGAGAAAGCGATTAGAAGGCTGGAAGACAAAGTTACTATCCTACGCGGGCAGACTTACGTTGATTAAATCGGTAACATCTTCCTTACCTGTGTATAACATGTCCACAATGAAAATACCTCTATCCATATGTCGTTATATGGATGCCATGGTCAGGAAATTCTGGTGGATAGGATCAGCGGATAAGGATAGATTCCTTGCTTACAAGGCTTGGAATAACATCTGCCAGCCGAAATCATCTGGGGGGCTTGGCATAAGAaggtttgaaaatttaaataggGCTTTATTATACAAAATCGCTTGGACTGTGGCTCAGAAGGAAAACAGGCCGTGGGTTAATTGTCTGGTTAGCAAGTATTGTAGATATGAGAACTTCTGGACAGTCTCTCCAAGGCATAGTGACTCTTATGGTTGGAAAAATGTGTTGGAAGTCTGAAATGTCATCCTTAAAGGATCTCTTGCTATGGCAGCTGATGGAAGTCTGATAGACGCATGGAGACAACCATGGATTCCTTGGTTGAACCATGAAGAACTCGGCCAGCTGATGGAACAATTGAGGAGAAACAGATTCACTTTCAAAACACTAGCTGATCTGTCTGATGGAACGACTTGGAATGAGGAAATTGTATTTCAAGTCTTTGGGGAAGGCATGGGAAAGAGAATTATTGAAATTCCAAGGCTTCCACCAACTCACAAAGATCAAGTTATTTGGAAAGAAAACAAGAGTGGAGCCTTCTCTGTGAAGAGTGCCTATTGGGTTGACCAGGGACACCGCATGAATCCTAAAAAGGAAATTTGGAAATGGATTTGGAAAGGTGAGATGCACCCAAGACTCTCAGTGTCTTTATGGAGATTTCTCAATGAAGCTATTCCAACTAGGAATAAGTTGCCTTTTGTGGAGGATAAAGAGCGCCTGCTATGTGGTCTTGAACAAGAAACTTGCCTCCATATATTTAGAGATTGTGAAGTCTCCAGGGCCCTCTGGATCTCTGGTATTTTTCCTTTGACGATAGGCAACTTCCCCGGATCGTCAATGATAGAGTTTGTGGAACTTGTGATGAAGACTATCCCGATTGGTATTCGTCCTAATTTCTTAATGCACATGGCGTGTGTCTTTGAGGAAATATGGAGATTGAGGAATGGAATCATATTCAAAGGAGGTCAGCCTAATTTATCCTCATCAATAATGCGTGTTAGAAAGAACTATGGAGATTTTATGAGTATAACTGAGAGGGTAGAGCCAATTCCTATGCCTCTTCTAGAATCCCCCTGTAGCTCCAGAAGGGACTTCGATGTGGTTCTTGTCACTGATGCAGCCTGGTCTGAGGGTTCGGCTGGGTTGGCTGCAATTTTAATCAATGTAATAGATGGATCCTGGATGTATAAGGTGGAAAAGGCAGCCGCTGGTTCTGCACTGGAAGCCGAAACAAAAGCAATCTGGATGGCCATTTCTTGGATCAAGCAAAGGACAGCAGCAAGAATTGTGGTGTGCTCTGATTGTTTAACAGCAATTCAGGCTTTGGCAAAAAGAAAATGTGTGCCTGATTGGCAGTTTTTTAATATTTCCCTAGCTATTTTAGATTTAGTTAACAGTTTTAGACTTTGTAGTTTCAGATATGTTAAGCGTACGAACTTGGTTTATGTCGATGGGTTGGCCAAAAGTGTGAGAACTTCTGCACTTTCAGCTGGTGTTTATGTAGGGGAGGGCATTTCCCCTGTAAtgcccattttattttttcagtaATGAACTTAttgttccttcaaaaaaaaaaaaaaaaacacactctATACATAAGCTCTCTCTAGCTAATCTCATCAATGAAAAAATTAGCTCAAACTAAACATTATGTTCACTCAAAATCaaaaagataaagaaaaataagagagaGTTATACAAAATTAGTGTATAATTTTGGTAAGCTAAATTGTGATCCTTTACACTTTTCCAATgctcctatttatagaataaattTACTTCCAAAACACATGATTTAGTGGAGAAGTGGCTAAAAATGCTCATGGGAAATGGGAACATGGGACACGTGCTGGCTCAAGAGAAACTCGACAGAAGGTGGGAATGTTGGATTCCAACCAATCTTTACTCACCTAGCGTATGTTTCACCAAACAAAAATAGTGGGCTTTTAATAACAGAGTTAATCTTGGGCCTCAGTTTTACTGAAGGGAATTAAAGCCCATGTTGATTGAGGTGTCATGAGCTTGGAGTCATTCAGGTGTCGTGTATAATTTTGcaaggaaacttacaaaaatactggaatttgggttaatttttataaaaatactgtcacacggaaatattttcaaaaatactatatttttataaaataccagtaaaacacaaagcagaacaactcaaaacaacagtagaacaccagtaaaacactagtagaataccagtaaaaacttaacacaatatactgcagtatgaaacttataaaaaaacacagtaaaaaagtaaaaaatactgcctgacagtatttttgtaagaaaatagcaaaagttagtatacaatgtaaatttcccttttgcAATTGGAGAGAAGAAACTTGGATTGATGACGTAATGTTTAAAGGCCCAAATTATGAAGAATGACATGGACCATATCTGTTGGGGGTGTTTGACTGTTTGGAATGGGTTAATGCTAACAAGGGAATGGTAATGTTTCAGTAATGTGAAACATTACTTTGTTTATTTTGAGTCTTTAGTTTTGGAATGTTATTCCcttagggcccgtttggtacgcaggactggattggattatttatcccaccctgctggatgggataaataatcccagatAGATGAGGTTAGATAGATTAGTTATCTAGACTtctaacatgcccaaacactggattggacaaattaACTTGTTTAATCCAATCTAGTCCTGCGTACCAAACAGGCCCTTAGTATTATAACTACCCTTGAGGAGGGTAATGTTGATACTTTAAAAAATGGTAGGATTGAATCATTACCttctattatattaatttgaatataatttttgaattaataaataactttaaataccaataatattatcatttattataaataaaatattacggTATATATTTAGTTTGTGAGATCGGTTTTTTTTAActgagttatttttatattattagcaataatatatgtatattcattatacataaattttatgcGGATGGTGTACACATAAATGACAaagcaaacaaaaataaataatatagtgataaaatatatagaaatattcattttaattaataaaaaatataataaaatttaataggggcttttttatttttacacttcaaaatagtttttttttttttgttgcatttttacaaaattctacatagaaacttctattgcaactaacgctgcaacctaaattgtaacaaaaaatcgtataaaacccatattgcaactagcgctgcaaccactttagaaacccaaaccgtaaatttgaaaaaaaaaaattaaaaaaatagtatatggggtaattccccaatttaatattaactaattaataaataaatttctttaataaataattattttatttttatatataattaatattaaataaatatataaaaaattatttttatttttattttttaaaataatatataagattccTGTACTCAACcaaacaatttaatttaattaacatGAATATGATTACATATTACCCTACACAACCAAACACAGTTTACACATTTTTCTATAATCATATTCTGCTTCATAATATtccctataatcaaattattttgaacaccTCATACCAAACTCCCCATTGATGTAATCCAATTCCAATGGCAAGttcctacaaaaaaaaaatgacataaattaaattatcattaaatattgggtaaattctattttggaccctgtattttgtaaaagttactaattagacCATCTATTTTATCAAATAACAAAGTGGAccttgtatttttcaaaattgtacaaataaccctgaactaattttttgtcaaaataaaacttaataataatctgatttagagatgttatgacaaaactagttatattttctgtatctattcgtattagaaattgtcttaaagttggttatattaaaaaataaaattgttaaaaattgagcTCAGGCCTCAGGgttctatttttatcattttggaaaatatagggtccattttatcatttaccAAAATAGAgagtccaattagtaacttttgtaaaacacatgttccaaaatagtatttactcttAAATATTTCTCATAAGATAATTTTGCAATAATAACATAGgaatataaaagaaactttaatttatttatcaatttacAAATTTTATAAAAGCGTATTTTTGAATACTTATTACTATGCAATACTAAGGTTTAGCAATAATGTGTGTTTTGGAGTACCTGGGTATAGTGTATATAAtttcaagttcaattaaatgaacTTTAAACTGTATATCCATATTTATCACGCCAATTAGTTTGcaaaatctttaattttttttaccttaCTTGTGTTTAGCCATTTGTCTAAAATTCTTGAAACGTCTCAAACGTTCTAGATTCTTTGAGCATAAGGTAAAGAATGTCTAAAGTAATTATCTAAGATCGATAGTGatgaaatactcataaccacctctggCTTGTACATTCTAAAGTTTATAAACTTTTATACCAGCTCAAATAGTTATTAGACTCTATATTTCTCTTTAGAGAACAAATGTTTGATCATTTTGTCTTCTACATAGAATTCGTAGAATAGTAACTTACCTAAGGTATTTTATTCCAAAGGTTACATTTGGTTAGTCTATTTGAATTCCATCATAGTCAAATATGATCAAGATGTAAATGCTATAGATATCTTATCATTATCGATCTTTCAAGATTTATAGTTTTTAGGTCTAGTTACTTTAAAGAGTTCTTTGTTAAATGTAAGTGGTTCACTTGGTCTTAGAATATAGAGTTCATTTCCATGCATTCAACACAGTTTAGATCTATATAAATACTTTATGACTTGTGAAGGTCTTAACTCATTGTTCTTGATGTAAATCTGAAATTAAATTTCTACTAAAATTTAGAATAACATAAACGACTTTTGTCCATAGAAAAACTTTTATTTCCAAATTTTAGAGGTATTTTTCTAGCTTGGACCGCCACAAAAGAGAATATTAAAAACTCTAAAGAGCATATTAAGTAATTTATTAATGAAAAAGCTATAGAGGAATTTTAAAGTGCAAtttcaattaaaataagaatccaacaatgttCAGTTTAGGTGAgagttaaatttatttttattttatgagttctctattgttttagaattataaacactagtctaagttgtCATCTAGCTATTGGGGATGAGCCAACTAGATTTCACACTTACAAAATGCTTCTCAGTTGAGATCTAACACTTTAGATTGTGTAACGAATGACCATCCTTTGGGGATGGtcccattaaaaataaaattgatactacataattaataataaaaattaatactagttcgatataaatttatacacaaTTTTCATCAATTTGTAAACATTTAGCAAGTAATGAAGATatgaaaaaatacattaataaaCATATCTCAAacattttttaagatttttaaCTAAATGATATACAATGTTCTGTATTGGGCAGGATGCAAAGATATCACCAGTcaaatagagtagtcagctcatctaaaatagatacatattattaaccttttattcgatcaaaataagaatttaatgtTGTCCCGTATTGGACGGGATGCAAGGTCAATCAAGATCTTAGGTTGTTTGATTGTCTAACTGATGACCACCTATTGGGGATGGATCCCATTATAACATATTAAccatgtaagaccaacaatggagatcaaatattttaaattaaagctcattgttttgaaaaaaaaaatgtattgttatcttaaatattaattttaatctatttattttaacatttatatatatatttgattaaaattattaatttagataaagtaaatataaattttaatttaatatttattgaaacaTTTACTTAGGTTAGGTTGatctgaaaataaattaaaatttattttccatccttagtatATATATCTcgcaaataaatattataaaaattacttgctttaagttggtctaaaattaattaagaattaCTTTTTAACTCAAATTtacttttctataaatatatattaattataattcaaaatctaatatatttagaattatttttgaattcattattaaaataaaataaaataaatcttgaaaattttctaatttctggtaatctaaaattatttacacttgttgagaatcatggggttccatctcaaaaccaattggcaatgagtggagtagcccatgttcttatatatggctcaattctctaccatttattccatGTGGGACATTGTCGACAATATTCCCCCTCAAGATGATGGCTATTTTTTGCTCATCAATCTTGAACCGTATCAGAGTGGACATGGTCACTATCTGTATAGGTGCGGATCGGATATGATCACTTGCCCGCaagggatatggctctgataccatgttgagaatcatggggttccatctcaaaaccaattggcaatgagtggagtagcccatgttcttatatatggctcaattctctaccatttattccatGTGGGACATTGTCGACAATAACACCAAAGATTTGGTATAGTCTATGGCGTCACACTGATATATAGTGGGATACTATAGacaatgctataaataggataGTTTTTAAAATGTGTTTAGAATGAATTTAGTGtaaaatctaatcaaatttgATATTTTACTGTTCTATTGGAGCTGACTTAAAAGCTCTCTTATCATAtactctaaaataaaattatttaaaaatattttataaaattaaactaaaaatattatatgttgtttattttaataaatagaacTATACATTACTTGTGCTTTTATGTTTTCTTTCAATAGATGAATGTGTAAGGACAAAGAAAAGGCGGCCCTCAGTTTTCTTTTCTCATGATCACTTTATTATTCCTAAGAAAAATACAGTAGAAGGTAAATTATGCTCAATCACTTATGAGAATGACTTTTCGTGTAACACGTACTTCACAATGCCACCTCTTAGCTACCATACAATTATTATTGAtgcttttaaataaaatttggaGAAAATtacaaggtttttttttttttttttttttttttttttatggaaaaaaagttattttatagaaaaattgaaaaaaaaaaagttaaaaaatatagaaaacccAGTTTAGAGTACTAATTAGATACTTATATGATAACTAAAGGGTTAGCTAGTTCCCACGAAGGAATAATCAAATACCTTatgttatattttcattatttttaactTCTTATGAAATTTTTGAGAAAACAAATTATATTCTTACAAATTATATTTTAgaaactataaaaataaaaattctacaAAGTAAAATCTTTTAACATATTTGTACTATTACTTAACCCTAATTCTCTCACTCAttctatatatagatataagaataattcattttaaGTGATCAACATAATAACTTTGCTGAAAACCAAAGCAAAGCTATAGAGAGAGATGGAGAGCATAGAGCATAAAATTATAGAGGTAAATGGCATAAAAATGCATGTAGCCCAGAAGGGACAAGGCCCAACAATCTTATTCCTTCACGGCTTCCCGGAGCTATGGTACACGTGGCGCCACCAGATACTCACACTGGCTTCCCTGGGCTACCGAGCTGTGGCCCCGGACCTCCGCGGCTACGGGGACACCGATGCACCGCCTTCGGTGGGTAGCTACACGTGCATGGATGTGGTTGGAGATGTGATTGGGCTGTTGGATGCTATAGCTGCTGAGGAAGAGAAAGTGTTTGTGGTGGGACATGACTGGGGTGCTCTCATTGCTTGGTACCTTTGCTTGTTCAGACCAGATCGTGTTAAGGCTTTGGTGAACCTGAGTGTGGTTTTTAACCCTAGGAACCCTAAAAGGAAGCCTTATGAGACTTTGAGAGCCGTCTATGGTGATGACTACTACGTTTGTAGATTTCAGGTATATTTGTTATAAAtccagaaaattaaaaaagagtATGACTTTGCTTTTAAAGAGTTAATTTATTAGTCATGACATGGGAAAGATTACTACATCTTTATGAAATTAAAACCAAAATATATGGTTAATTTGAttagtatataatataaatattgtaacatttaatttttctttcttaagccgaatttttttttcttattttggtaagataatttattaaaatatggttaagttgattagtatataatataaataggctaattagtaattttttccgccgaactttgacatgtattaaatcgtGTCTCCTGAACTTTTTTTGTCGTTAGAAATtccccttgaactattgagattgttaaatttaaggacttttgtctaatttcattcaattttactgtttcaacgattgtttatatactaaatcatgctccccaaactttgatatttaccaaatcatgcctctcaaactttaatatgtactaaatcatacccctttaactttcatccatattagaatttttttactaaaattagacaaaagtcctcaaatttaataatctcaatagttcgggggaattcttaacggccaaaaaagtttagaaaacacaatttagtacatgtcaaagttcgggagaaaaaattagtaattagcCATACAAATATAAAGGTATAAAAGGATTTTAGACTGTCCTTATTATATCTTTCCTTTTAATAAAAGgtgaataaataataatgtaatgCAGGAAATTGGAGAAATAGAAGGTGAGTTTGCCCACATAGGAACACAACAAGTGTTAAGGGAATTCTTTACATATAGAAATCCTGGCCCACTTATGCTGCCAAAAGGAAAAGGGTTTCCACACTCAAAAGATAGCCCAACTCCAGCTAACTTGCCTTCTTGGTTAACTCAACAAGACCTTGATTACTACACAACTAAATTCCACAACAAAGGCTTCACTGGTGGAATCAACTATTACCGAAACATAAACAGGTCTTAATTAATATCAttatcatataatatattttactttaacCGTTATTTTTAATGAGCGGTTAGTTTTACGAGTTGCTAAACtcattatcaattaattttgagatggaATCCCATAATTTTTATCAggacgatgatgatgatgttgtgTTTTTCAATTACTGCAGAAACTGGGAATTGACAGCACCATGGAGTGGAGATAAAGTAAAAGTAGCAGTGAAGTTTATTGTAGGGGATGTAGACCTTACATACAATTCATTGGGAGCCAAAGATTACATACACAAAGGTGGATTCAAAAaagatgttcctcttcttgaagAGGTCATTGTCATGGAAGGTGTTGGACACTTCATCAATGAAGAAAGACCTACTGAGATCAGCAACCACATTTATCATTTCTTTAAAAAGTTTTAGCTAATTATTAATACTAATCACCATCATTCCTTATTATCATCACGTActattagtaattatattatacAAATGCATCCTCTATTATAAAATAAGCATTATCTCtactttttatttgtttatactTAATGTCTATTTATGATTTAGTTTctgttttattaatatatacatacatatgcCTTACATGTAAtagttttctattaattaataagacCATCTCTTAGTATTGTGCTTCTAATTAATGTTCTAACTTCTAGGAACATCACATGTGTATGCTTTATAAATAAGCTTATAATAATAAGTCTAACTTTATACTATTAAAAATTatgtttaaataaaatttaataattaatataaataaaatatacatttatttaaaattttatttttacaaactcTATAACAAGCGATCCCCGTATTAAACgaacaattttatttatatagtaTTAGGAACAAAGCACTTTTAGAGAGAAAGAGTTTTATTGAATTGAACATTCTGTTTTTACATAAtagaaaaaacatatatatataggcaAAAGCCAATGAAAACTTGCTAACTGAAATAACAGAAAAACGGTGAAAATTAACTAATTTTTCCTAACTAACTCTTGACAGGCCCCTTCAAGTTGGAGCGTAGAAGTTTCGAACGCCCAACTTGGATAGAATGTCTTTGAAATGAGTAGGAAATAGTGGTTTTGTCAGTATGTTTGCTAAGTTGGCTTTTGATGGAACATGACTCATTCGAAGGATTCCTTGATTGACTTTTTTTCGGACAGTATGACAATCTATCTCAACATGTTTTGTTCTCTCATGATATACTGAATTTTTAGATATATGTATAGCAGTATTGTTGTCACAGTAGAGAGTTGAAGGCAGAGTCATATTGATGTTGAAATCGCTTATAAGAGAAGTGAGCCAAGTGAGTTCGCAAGTGGCATGAGCCATTGCTTGATGCTTTGCTTCAGCCGAGGATCGAGATATGGTTTGTTGTTTCTTTGACTTTCAGGAGATgagggattggccgagaaagACACACTAGCTTGTTATGGATCGTCTTGTGTCAAGGCATGCTCCCCTATCAGTGTTTGCGAAGGCTTGTAGCTTGATTGTTTTTGTTGGGGAAGCATAGAAGAAGAGACCCTGTCCTGGAGAGTTCTTTAGGTAATGTGGGATTCTAGTTGCAGCTTGCATGTGCGGGAGTCATGGGGATTGGAGGTACTCAATGAGTTTGTTCACGGCAAAATTGATGTCAGGTCGTGTGATTGTCAAGTAAAGGAGTTTCCCTATGAGACTCCTATATTGTGTTGGGTTGGGAAGAAGTTCCCTTGAATCACTACTGAGTTTGGTATTGGGTTCCAGGTTTTGAGCCAAGGTAACCTGAATCCTATAAGAGTTGTATAGTGAAGGGTCTCTGTGAGACTGATACTCCTTTAGAACAACGAGCTATCTCGAGTCCAAGGAAAAAACGAAGGGGGCCAAGGTCTTTTAATTTGAATCTTGTATCGAGTGTGGTGATGAACTTTTGTAGTTCAGTTGTGTTGTTGGTGGCAACAACAATGTCATCAACGTATATGAGTAAAGCCATGAAGATGCTTGATTGATTTTTGATGAACAGAGAGTGATCATTTGGGGATTGAGTGAAATTTTGCTGTATCAGTGCAGAACTCAATGTAGCATGCCATTGACGTGAGGATTGCTTGAGACCATAAATGCTTTTCTGCAGTTTGCAGACAACATTGTGTGGTATGGGGTTTTTTGGTTTGTAACCTTGGGGAAGTTTCATGTAAACTTCTTTGTTCAAGTCCCCATGCagaaatgcattatttatatCCATGTGATGTAGGTTCCATTCATGGGTGGCAGCTAGAGCAAAGATGAGTTTTAGAGTATTGAATTTAGCCACTGGGGCATAGGTGTCGAAATAGTCGATACCAGGTAATTGAGTGTAACTTTTGGCGACTAAACGTGCTTTGCAACGTTGGATAGAGCCATCGGGGTTGAGTTTCTTTTTGTACACCCATCTATTGCCAATCACATGTTGGTTTGGGGGTAATGGAACGACAATCCAAGTATGATTTTTTTCGAAGGCATCTATTTTGACATTCATAGCATTAATGTTCCAAAATTTGTATTTGGAAGCTTGTTTGTAGGATGTGGGTTCAAGTTTGAGGCTTAATGATAGAATGGACGCTCAAAATTCTGGTGAAAATTTATGGTAAGATAAGTAATTGATGAGGGGATGGTTTGTACTAGTGGTTTTTGTCACTAAGTCACACTGATAGTCGTTTAGATAAGCTGGGGTTTGTTGTGCACGATTTGATTTGGTAGTGCatgattttttatttgtgtGAGATGAATCTGTAGTCTAAGGGTGATGGAGTTCAGTAACTTGCCTCAGAGACATTTGGTTGAGAGACTTGATTGTCTCGATTATATATCTGAGATGGATTGGT is a genomic window of Cannabis sativa cultivar Pink pepper isolate KNU-18-1 chromosome 9, ASM2916894v1, whole genome shotgun sequence containing:
- the LOC115722234 gene encoding uncharacterized protein LOC115722234, encoding MESIEHKIIEVNGIKMHVAQKGQGPTILFLHGFPELWYTWRHQILTLASLGYRAVAPDLRGYGDTDAPPSVGSYTCMDVVGDVIGLLDAIAAEEEKVFVVGHDWGALIAWYLCLFRPDRVKALVNLSVVFNPRNPKRKPYETLRAVYGDDYYVCRFQEIGEIEGEFAHIGTQQVLREFFTYRNPGPLMLPKGKGFPHSKDSPTPANLPSWLTQQDLDYYTTKFHNKGFTGGINYYRNINRNWELTAPWSGDKVKVAVKFIVGDVDLTYNSLGAKDYIHKGGFKKDVPLLEEVIVMEGVGHFINEERPTEISNHIYHFFKKF